A single window of Halobacillus naozhouensis DNA harbors:
- a CDS encoding thiolase family protein gives MERDAVIVSAVRTAIGRQGGTLASIPAHVLGAEVIKEAVSRARLAPEMIEDVIFGNVLSGGGNIARLSALQTGLSINLPGLTVDRQCGSGLNAIHLAAQAIKAGEGDVYVAGGTESMSRAPYLMDRPERAYSPVPPKIRKSQLSPQEVGDPPMGITAENLAEKYLVGREEQDEFALQSQQRMANAMKEGRFEEQIVPISVPVRKSSPIDFRMDEHPRPQTTLDGLAMLRPAFVEAGTVTAGNSSGLNDAASALALLSREKADALGVTPLATVRECTVSGVDPNIMGIGPVPATRKVLQKAGLTLDDMDVIEINEAFAGQVLACNRELDMKMDKVNVNGGAIAHGHPLGATGAILTTKAVYELKRSSGRYALITACIGGGQGIAMVIERG, from the coding sequence ATGGAACGTGATGCTGTTATCGTCTCTGCTGTTCGAACAGCGATCGGCAGACAGGGAGGAACGTTAGCTTCGATTCCGGCCCATGTGTTAGGGGCAGAGGTAATCAAGGAAGCCGTCAGTCGTGCCCGTCTGGCTCCTGAAATGATCGAGGATGTGATTTTTGGGAACGTGTTAAGCGGCGGGGGCAATATTGCCAGGTTATCAGCACTGCAAACGGGCCTTTCGATCAACTTGCCAGGTTTGACGGTTGACCGTCAGTGTGGGTCAGGGTTAAACGCCATCCATCTAGCTGCCCAGGCTATCAAGGCGGGAGAAGGCGATGTGTATGTAGCAGGCGGCACCGAGAGCATGAGCCGTGCTCCTTATTTAATGGACCGTCCGGAGCGCGCGTATAGTCCGGTGCCTCCGAAGATTCGAAAGTCGCAGCTTTCCCCTCAGGAAGTAGGAGATCCACCGATGGGAATTACAGCGGAAAATTTAGCAGAAAAATACTTAGTGGGACGCGAGGAACAGGATGAATTTGCGCTGCAAAGCCAACAGCGCATGGCGAATGCCATGAAAGAGGGCAGGTTTGAGGAACAGATCGTTCCGATAAGTGTACCCGTGCGAAAAAGTTCTCCCATTGATTTCAGGATGGATGAACACCCTCGGCCGCAAACAACGTTGGATGGACTAGCGATGCTTCGACCGGCTTTTGTCGAAGCCGGTACGGTGACGGCAGGCAATAGTTCAGGCTTAAATGATGCCGCATCTGCTCTTGCCTTACTTTCGAGAGAAAAAGCTGATGCGCTTGGTGTCACTCCTTTAGCAACAGTCAGGGAATGTACCGTTTCCGGGGTTGACCCGAACATCATGGGAATTGGCCCCGTGCCTGCGACGAGGAAGGTTTTGCAAAAAGCGGGCCTCACGCTGGATGATATGGATGTTATCGAAATTAATGAAGCTTTTGCTGGACAGGTGCTTGCCTGTAACCGGGAACTTGACATGAAAATGGATAAGGTAAACGTAAACGGCGGGGCGATCGCTCATGGACATCCGCTCGGCGCAACAGGTGCGATTCTGACGACTAAAGCGGTTTATGAACTGAAGCGTTCCAGTGGCAGGTATGCATTAATCACCGCTTGTATCGGCGGCGGACAAGGAATCGCTATGGTAATTGAACGGGGATAA